A genomic window from Bordetella genomosp. 9 includes:
- a CDS encoding glycerate kinase, whose product MKIVIAPDSFKESLSAPDAAAAIARGVRAACPQAEIVEIPMADGGEGTVAAVLAAAGGEWRSTDVTDALGGRAAAAWGWLDDGTAVIEMAAAAGLEQVPPERRDPLRATSRGVGELMRAALDAGARRIILGLGGSATNDAGAGMLCALGLRILDAHGHPVPDGGAGLAQAARIDTGTLDPRLAKVRVEVASDVDNPLCGPHGASAVFGPQKGATAEHVRQLDAALARFADLSARTLGRDERERPGAGAAGGLGFAAHAFLNADFRPGVEVVAELGKLAHAMQGAVLAFTGEGRMDEQTLHGKTPAGVARIASQAGVPVVALAGSLGEGYEKLYGAGITAAYSLAAGPMTLAQACAQAAQLLSDRARDATRLFLAGARRL is encoded by the coding sequence GTGAAAATCGTCATCGCGCCCGACTCTTTCAAGGAAAGCCTGTCCGCTCCCGACGCCGCCGCCGCCATCGCGCGTGGCGTGCGCGCCGCCTGCCCGCAAGCGGAGATCGTCGAGATCCCGATGGCCGACGGTGGTGAAGGGACGGTGGCGGCAGTGCTGGCGGCCGCTGGCGGCGAATGGCGATCGACGGATGTGACGGACGCGCTCGGTGGCCGCGCGGCGGCAGCCTGGGGCTGGCTGGACGACGGCACGGCGGTCATCGAAATGGCGGCCGCCGCGGGCCTGGAACAGGTCCCGCCGGAACGGCGCGATCCCTTGCGCGCGACCAGCCGCGGTGTTGGCGAACTGATGCGCGCGGCACTGGATGCCGGCGCGCGCCGCATTATCCTGGGGCTGGGTGGATCGGCGACCAACGACGCCGGCGCGGGCATGCTCTGCGCGTTGGGCCTGCGCATACTGGATGCGCACGGTCATCCTGTTCCCGACGGCGGCGCGGGCCTGGCCCAGGCCGCGCGCATCGACACCGGCACGCTGGATCCGCGGCTGGCGAAGGTGCGCGTCGAAGTCGCGTCCGACGTCGACAACCCCTTATGCGGCCCGCATGGCGCGTCCGCGGTGTTCGGGCCGCAGAAAGGCGCGACGGCCGAACACGTGCGGCAACTGGATGCGGCGCTCGCGCGCTTCGCGGACCTGAGCGCGCGCACCTTGGGGCGCGACGAACGCGAACGGCCGGGCGCCGGCGCGGCGGGCGGGCTGGGCTTCGCGGCGCACGCCTTCCTGAACGCCGATTTCCGGCCGGGCGTCGAGGTCGTCGCGGAATTGGGGAAACTGGCGCACGCCATGCAGGGCGCTGTCCTGGCCTTCACGGGCGAAGGCCGCATGGACGAACAGACGCTGCATGGCAAGACCCCGGCGGGCGTCGCGCGCATCGCCAGCCAGGCGGGCGTGCCCGTGGTGGCGCTGGCGGGGTCGCTGGGCGAAGGCTACGAAAAACTGTATGGCGCCGGGATCACGGCGGCGTACAGCCTGGCGGCCGGGCCGATGACCCTGGCCCAGGCGTGCGCGCAGGCCGCGCAACTCTTGTCCGATCGCGCTCGCGATGCGACGCGCCTGTTCCTGGCCGGGGCGCGCAGGCTGTAG
- the def gene encoding peptide deformylase codes for MIHEILKMGDPRLLRVAAPIRDFDTPELHALVQDMFDTMKHAHGVGLAAPQIGVDLQLVIFGFERSERYPDAEPVPQTVLCNPIITPLSDDREEGWEGCLSVPGLRGLVPRHTHIRYTGYDPAGNMIEREARGFHARVVQHECDHLIGRLYPTRMTDLTKLGYTDVLFPGLDPKSDD; via the coding sequence ATGATCCACGAAATCCTCAAAATGGGTGACCCCCGCCTGCTGCGCGTGGCGGCCCCCATCCGCGACTTCGACACGCCTGAGCTGCACGCCCTGGTTCAGGACATGTTCGACACCATGAAGCACGCGCACGGCGTCGGCCTGGCGGCGCCGCAGATAGGCGTGGACCTGCAGCTGGTGATCTTCGGCTTCGAACGCAGCGAACGCTACCCGGATGCGGAGCCCGTCCCGCAAACGGTGCTGTGCAATCCCATCATCACCCCGCTGTCGGACGACCGCGAAGAAGGCTGGGAAGGCTGCCTGTCGGTGCCCGGGCTGCGCGGGCTGGTACCGCGCCATACGCACATCCGCTACACCGGCTACGATCCCGCCGGCAACATGATCGAACGCGAGGCGCGCGGCTTCCATGCACGCGTCGTGCAACATGAATGCGATCACCTGATCGGCCGCCTGTACCCCACCCGGATGACCGACCTGACCAAGCTGGGCTACACCGACGTGCTATTCCCGGGACTGGATCCCAAGAGCGACGATTGA
- a CDS encoding nucleoside recognition domain-containing protein, with protein MLNRLWLAFFLAAGVAGGLRWLIGGDAGVFASMVGALFDMARLSVEVMVLLFGTLTLWLGFLRIAEQAGLVGALARLLGPLFGRLMPEVPRNHPAIGLITLNFAANALGLDNAATPIGLRAMRELQTLNPQPETATNAQILFLVLNASSLTLLPVTIFMYRAQQGATDPTLVFLPILLATCASSLVGLLTVAACQRLRLHDPVVLAWLAAVAVILGGFAALLATLSSGAIAALSSLLGNLTLFGIILAFLLAGAWKKIPVYESFIEGARQGFDIARDLLPYLVAMLCAVGVLRASGALDAVLDGMRWLAHAAGWDTRFVDAMPTALVKPFSGSAARAMMLDTMSHFGVDSFPALLAATVQGSTETTFYVLAVYFGAVGIRRARHAVGCALLADLAGVLASIGVCYWFFG; from the coding sequence ATGCTGAATAGGCTCTGGCTGGCATTCTTCCTGGCCGCCGGCGTCGCCGGCGGGCTGCGTTGGCTGATCGGCGGCGATGCCGGCGTCTTCGCGTCCATGGTGGGCGCGCTGTTCGACATGGCGCGGCTGTCGGTGGAAGTCATGGTGCTGCTGTTCGGCACCTTGACCTTGTGGCTGGGATTCCTGCGCATCGCCGAGCAGGCAGGGCTGGTTGGCGCCCTGGCCCGCCTGCTCGGCCCGCTGTTCGGCCGGCTCATGCCGGAGGTGCCGCGCAACCATCCCGCCATCGGCCTGATCACGCTGAACTTCGCCGCCAACGCGCTGGGGCTGGACAACGCCGCCACGCCGATCGGGCTGCGCGCCATGCGCGAACTGCAGACGCTGAATCCACAGCCGGAAACGGCGACCAATGCCCAGATACTTTTCCTGGTGCTGAATGCCTCGTCGCTGACGCTGCTGCCGGTCACGATCTTCATGTATCGGGCACAGCAAGGCGCCACCGACCCCACGCTGGTCTTCCTGCCGATACTGCTGGCGACCTGCGCATCCAGCCTGGTGGGGCTGCTGACGGTCGCCGCATGCCAGCGCCTGCGCCTGCACGACCCCGTCGTGCTTGCATGGCTGGCGGCGGTCGCCGTGATCCTGGGTGGCTTTGCCGCGCTGCTGGCCACGCTGTCGTCCGGCGCGATCGCGGCGCTGTCCTCGCTGCTCGGCAACCTCACGCTGTTCGGCATCATCCTTGCCTTCCTGCTGGCGGGTGCGTGGAAAAAGATCCCGGTGTACGAGTCCTTCATCGAAGGCGCGCGCCAGGGCTTCGACATCGCGCGGGACCTGCTGCCCTACCTGGTCGCCATGCTGTGCGCGGTGGGCGTGCTGCGGGCCTCGGGCGCCCTGGACGCCGTGCTGGACGGCATGCGCTGGCTGGCGCATGCGGCGGGCTGGGACACGCGCTTCGTCGACGCCATGCCCACGGCGCTGGTCAAGCCGTTTTCGGGCAGCGCCGCGCGCGCCATGATGCTGGACACCATGTCCCATTTCGGCGTGGACAGCTTTCCGGCGCTGCTTGCCGCCACGGTGCAGGGCAGCACCGAAACCACCTTCTACGTGCTGGCGGTGTATTTCGGCGCGGTCGGCATCCGCCGCGCGCGCCACGCCGTGGGCTGCGCATTGCTGGCCGACCTGGCCGGCGTGCTGGCATCCATCGGCGTGTGCTACTGGTTCTTCGGCTGA
- a CDS encoding peptidylprolyl isomerase: MMRSVFLPASLARDIVVTIACAALPLSAVAQSQSQSQGRPSAQSHKPAAKPGAKPAAPAPAPQPAAAPQTDQFADGIAAVVNKDVITMREVNEGVKTATQELTRQNIQLPDTKVLQRQVLQRLIMEDLQRQDAKRLNIRVDDAQVDQAIGTVASRNKMSTDQLRQAIEKQGITWQAYRKSIRSEVLADRLRQRTVDATLVISDAEVDAFLKEQERRQGRSGSAPAAPGPAVAAAPQAQAPAGPEIVALAQILVRVPESATRDAVAALRKKAEDILARLKGGADFASVAAAASDGPEALQGGVMGERPLEGWPDLFVNAVANLRKGEVSGIVQSGNGFHILKVLDRRSAGAPAPARNPAQTPATPPAAPPNPSSDGTVPLPQGPVQVTQTHARHILIKTSAVMSDDEARQRLTLLRQRIVEGHEDFGLLARQNSQDATAPQGGDLGWLNPGETVPEFEQAMNALQPGQVSEPVQTRFGWHLIQVLERREKDVKDEVQRLQARRVLFERRSELAFDDYLEQLRDAAYIDNRLEKQDRENSQDSATR; this comes from the coding sequence ATGATGCGTAGTGTGTTTTTGCCGGCCAGCCTGGCGCGCGACATCGTGGTAACGATCGCGTGCGCCGCGCTGCCGCTCTCGGCTGTCGCGCAGTCGCAATCGCAGTCGCAGGGGCGGCCTTCCGCGCAGTCGCATAAGCCCGCCGCCAAGCCCGGCGCCAAGCCGGCGGCGCCCGCGCCCGCACCGCAGCCCGCGGCCGCGCCGCAGACGGACCAGTTCGCCGATGGCATCGCCGCCGTGGTGAACAAGGACGTCATCACGATGCGCGAGGTCAACGAAGGCGTCAAAACCGCCACGCAGGAATTGACGCGCCAGAACATCCAGCTGCCCGACACCAAGGTCCTGCAGCGCCAGGTGTTGCAACGCCTGATCATGGAAGACCTGCAGCGCCAGGATGCCAAGCGCCTGAATATCCGTGTCGACGACGCGCAGGTGGACCAGGCCATCGGTACGGTCGCCTCGCGCAACAAGATGTCCACCGACCAACTGCGGCAGGCCATCGAAAAGCAGGGCATCACCTGGCAAGCCTATCGCAAGAGCATCCGCAGCGAAGTGCTGGCTGACCGCCTGCGCCAGCGCACCGTCGACGCCACACTGGTGATATCGGACGCGGAAGTCGATGCCTTCCTGAAAGAACAGGAGCGCCGCCAGGGCCGTTCGGGCAGCGCGCCCGCCGCGCCCGGACCGGCCGTCGCGGCGGCGCCGCAGGCCCAGGCCCCGGCCGGGCCGGAAATCGTGGCCCTGGCCCAGATCCTGGTGCGCGTGCCCGAAAGCGCCACGCGCGATGCCGTCGCCGCCTTGCGCAAGAAAGCCGAAGACATCCTGGCGCGCCTGAAAGGCGGCGCCGATTTCGCCAGCGTCGCGGCCGCCGCCTCGGACGGCCCCGAAGCCCTGCAGGGCGGCGTGATGGGCGAGCGTCCGCTGGAAGGCTGGCCCGACCTGTTCGTCAATGCGGTCGCCAACCTCCGCAAGGGCGAGGTATCCGGCATCGTCCAGAGCGGCAACGGCTTCCACATCCTGAAGGTGCTGGACCGCCGCAGCGCGGGCGCGCCCGCGCCGGCGCGCAATCCGGCGCAGACGCCGGCCACGCCGCCGGCCGCGCCGCCCAACCCGAGCTCGGACGGCACCGTGCCGCTGCCGCAGGGTCCGGTGCAGGTCACCCAGACCCATGCGCGCCACATCCTGATCAAGACCTCCGCCGTCATGTCGGATGACGAGGCTCGCCAGCGCCTGACGCTGTTGCGCCAGCGTATCGTCGAAGGGCACGAGGACTTCGGCCTGCTCGCGCGGCAGAACTCGCAGGACGCCACGGCACCGCAGGGCGGCGACCTCGGCTGGCTGAACCCGGGCGAAACGGTGCCGGAATTCGAACAGGCCATGAATGCCCTGCAACCCGGACAGGTCAGCGAACCCGTCCAGACCCGCTTCGGCTGGCACCTGATCCAGGTCCTGGAACGTCGCGAGAAGGACGTCAAGGACGAGGTCCAGCGCCTGCAGGCCCGCCGTGTGCTGTTCGAACGGCGCTCCGAACTGGCGTTCGACGACTATCTGGAGCAACTGCGCGACGCGGCGTATATCGACAATCGCCTGGAGAAGCAGGATCGCGAAAATAGCCAGGACAGCGCTACGCGGTAA
- the rsmA gene encoding 16S rRNA (adenine(1518)-N(6)/adenine(1519)-N(6))-dimethyltransferase RsmA encodes MAQHQARKRFGQHFLVDEGVVDAIVRAIGPAHDDRMVEIGPGLSALTRPLLERVRQLNVVEIDRDLAERLRRDHPADRLVVVEADALTVDFSQFGAGLRVVGNLPYNISSPILFHLMTVSDTVRDQHFMLQREVIDRMAAQPSSSDYGRLSVMLQSRYRIDKLFDVPPEAFDPPPRVVSAVVRMVPLPADRTRPRSEAALEQVVARAFAQRRKMLRRALGDWAAHVPWEALGIAPTARAEEVPVARFIALADALFDAGLVGPERPHSAELDA; translated from the coding sequence ATGGCCCAGCATCAGGCGCGCAAGCGCTTCGGACAGCATTTCCTGGTCGACGAAGGCGTCGTGGACGCCATCGTCCGCGCCATCGGGCCCGCACACGATGACCGCATGGTGGAAATCGGGCCGGGCTTGTCCGCGCTGACCCGCCCCCTGCTGGAACGTGTGCGGCAGTTGAATGTGGTCGAGATCGACCGCGACCTGGCGGAACGCCTGCGGCGCGACCATCCCGCCGACCGGCTGGTGGTGGTGGAAGCCGACGCGCTGACCGTCGACTTCTCGCAATTCGGCGCCGGCCTGCGCGTCGTCGGCAACCTGCCGTACAACATTTCCAGCCCCATTCTGTTCCATCTGATGACGGTCAGCGATACGGTGCGGGACCAGCACTTCATGCTGCAGCGGGAAGTCATCGATCGCATGGCGGCGCAGCCGTCGTCGTCGGATTACGGGCGGCTGTCGGTGATGCTGCAGTCACGTTATCGCATCGACAAGCTTTTCGATGTCCCGCCGGAAGCCTTCGACCCGCCACCGCGCGTGGTGTCTGCCGTCGTGCGCATGGTGCCGCTGCCGGCGGACCGGACCCGGCCGCGCAGCGAGGCCGCGCTGGAACAGGTGGTGGCGCGGGCATTCGCGCAGCGGCGCAAGATGCTGCGCCGCGCCCTGGGCGATTGGGCGGCGCACGTGCCCTGGGAAGCGCTGGGCATCGCGCCCACGGCGCGCGCGGAAGAAGTGCCGGTGGCCCGGTTCATTGCCCTGGCCGATGCGCTGTTCGATGCCGGCCTGGTAGGGCCGGAGCGGCCGCATAGCGCGGAGCTCGATGCCTGA
- the gloA gene encoding lactoylglutathione lyase, whose translation MRLLHTMLRVGNLDRSIDFYTNVLGMRLLRRKDYPDGKFTLAFVGYQDEKDGAVLELTHNWDTERYDLGTGYGHIAIDVPNAYEACDRVRERGGKVTREAGPMKHGTTVIAFVEDPDGYKIEFIQKGSQND comes from the coding sequence ATGCGACTGCTCCACACCATGCTCCGTGTCGGCAATCTGGACCGTTCCATCGATTTCTATACCAACGTGCTCGGCATGCGCCTGCTGCGCCGCAAGGACTACCCCGACGGCAAGTTCACCCTGGCCTTCGTCGGCTACCAGGATGAGAAGGACGGCGCGGTGCTCGAGCTCACGCACAACTGGGACACCGAACGCTACGACCTGGGCACGGGCTACGGCCACATCGCCATCGACGTGCCCAATGCCTACGAAGCCTGTGATCGCGTGCGCGAACGCGGCGGCAAGGTCACGCGCGAGGCCGGTCCCATGAAGCACGGCACCACGGTCATCGCCTTCGTCGAGGACCCCGACGGCTACAAGATCGAGTTCATCCAGAAAGGATCGCAGAACGATTGA
- the pyk gene encoding pyruvate kinase → MAVLRRTKIVATLGPATSSPERIEALVRAGMDVARLNFSHGDTEDHRQRAQLVREAAARQGRFVALMGDLQGPKIRIARFADGKVTLKVGSTFTLSNSYPYDEGNAEIVGIDYPELVQDCRPGDELLLDDGRVVLRVESIDRDSVQTTVMVGGVLSNNKGINRRGGGLSAPSLTDKDRADIKVAAELQLDYVAVSFPRHGSDIEEARELVRAAGSDAWIIAKIERAEAVVDDEALDALIRASDGVMVARGDLGVEVGDAELAGIQKRIIQHARTLNKVVITATQMMESMITNPLPTRAEVSDVANAVLDYTDAVMLSAESASGQYPVEAVEAMARVCLGAEKHPTSTHSHHRLGETFSRCDETIALAAMYAANHFPVVKAVIAMTESGHTPLIMSRIRSGVPIYCYSPHPVTQHRAALFRGVYTVPFDPSSYDPAELSNAAINELKQRGRVEAGDWVILTKGDSYRDSGGTNGMKLLPVE, encoded by the coding sequence ATGGCAGTGCTGCGTCGCACCAAAATCGTCGCCACCCTGGGTCCCGCGACATCGTCGCCGGAGCGGATCGAAGCGCTCGTGCGCGCCGGCATGGACGTAGCCCGCTTGAACTTCTCGCATGGCGATACCGAAGACCATCGGCAGCGCGCGCAACTGGTGCGCGAGGCCGCTGCCAGGCAGGGCCGCTTCGTGGCGTTGATGGGCGACCTGCAAGGTCCGAAGATCCGCATCGCGCGCTTTGCCGATGGCAAGGTCACGCTGAAGGTCGGGTCCACGTTCACCTTGTCCAACAGCTATCCCTACGACGAGGGCAATGCGGAAATCGTCGGCATCGACTATCCGGAACTGGTGCAGGACTGCCGCCCGGGCGACGAGCTGCTGCTGGATGACGGCCGCGTGGTGCTGCGCGTGGAAAGCATAGACCGCGACTCGGTGCAGACCACCGTCATGGTCGGTGGCGTGCTGTCCAATAACAAGGGCATCAATCGCCGCGGCGGCGGCCTGTCGGCGCCCAGCCTGACCGACAAGGATCGCGCCGACATCAAGGTGGCGGCGGAGTTGCAGCTGGACTACGTGGCGGTTTCCTTTCCGCGCCACGGTTCCGACATCGAAGAGGCGCGTGAACTGGTGCGTGCGGCGGGTAGCGACGCATGGATCATCGCCAAGATCGAACGCGCCGAAGCCGTGGTCGACGATGAAGCCCTGGATGCCCTGATCCGCGCCAGCGACGGCGTCATGGTGGCGCGCGGGGACCTGGGTGTCGAAGTCGGCGATGCCGAACTGGCGGGCATCCAGAAGCGCATCATCCAGCACGCCCGCACGCTGAACAAGGTCGTCATCACCGCCACGCAGATGATGGAATCGATGATCACCAATCCCTTGCCCACGCGCGCGGAAGTTTCGGATGTGGCCAACGCGGTGCTCGATTACACCGATGCCGTGATGTTGTCCGCCGAAAGCGCGTCGGGCCAGTATCCGGTCGAAGCGGTCGAGGCCATGGCGCGCGTCTGCCTGGGCGCGGAAAAGCATCCCACGTCCACGCATTCGCATCACCGCCTGGGCGAGACCTTCTCCCGCTGCGACGAAACCATCGCGCTGGCGGCCATGTACGCGGCCAACCACTTTCCCGTCGTCAAGGCGGTGATCGCCATGACGGAAAGCGGCCATACGCCGCTGATCATGTCGCGCATCCGCTCCGGCGTGCCCATCTATTGCTACAGCCCGCACCCCGTGACGCAGCATCGCGCGGCGCTGTTTCGTGGCGTATATACCGTACCCTTCGACCCGTCGTCCTATGATCCCGCGGAGTTGAGCAACGCCGCGATCAATGAGCTGAAGCAGCGTGGCCGTGTGGAAGCGGGCGATTGGGTCATCCTGACGAAAGGCGATTCCTACCGCGACAGCGGCGGCACCAATGGCATGAAGCTGCTGCCGGTGGAATAG
- a CDS encoding Bug family tripartite tricarboxylate transporter substrate binding protein, whose protein sequence is MQFCKREFVALALLSSFIPWSATAADAELMYPQRPVTLVIGYPPGGSAEALARVLAKYMGAELGQNMIVDFRPGAAGNIGAKAVARAKPDGYTIYLGARPNTIHKAMYPQLDFDFAREMVPIGLAATMPFVIAVGKDAPLGSVQDIIDLAKTYPGAPTCASAGVGTSDHLLCAMFQEETGTDIAHVPYRGGLHAFNDVIGGRVDMRFAPLPAALPHIQAGNVQALAVMSRERVSSLPHTPTIAEAGFPSLALDAWYGLMAPAATPPEVVARLNQSMNAALARQELQEALLQLAYVPPAPDTPAAFGALIAKETERWTTILETRNVQPSS, encoded by the coding sequence ATGCAATTTTGCAAACGGGAGTTCGTGGCCCTAGCCTTGTTGAGCAGCTTCATCCCGTGGAGCGCCACGGCGGCCGACGCGGAACTGATGTACCCGCAGCGGCCTGTGACACTGGTCATTGGCTACCCGCCGGGCGGCAGCGCGGAGGCCCTTGCACGGGTGTTGGCCAAATATATGGGCGCGGAGCTGGGGCAGAACATGATTGTCGACTTTCGGCCGGGCGCGGCGGGCAATATCGGCGCCAAGGCTGTCGCACGCGCGAAGCCCGATGGGTACACCATTTATCTGGGCGCACGCCCGAACACGATACACAAGGCGATGTATCCGCAGCTGGATTTCGACTTCGCGCGCGAGATGGTACCCATCGGCCTGGCCGCGACGATGCCGTTCGTCATCGCAGTGGGCAAGGACGCTCCTCTCGGCAGTGTGCAAGACATCATCGACCTGGCGAAAACGTACCCCGGCGCGCCGACCTGCGCCTCGGCGGGCGTCGGCACCAGCGATCATCTTCTATGTGCGATGTTCCAGGAGGAGACAGGCACCGACATTGCGCATGTGCCTTATCGGGGTGGCTTGCATGCGTTCAACGACGTCATAGGAGGACGGGTCGATATGCGTTTCGCGCCGCTGCCAGCGGCGCTTCCGCATATCCAGGCGGGCAATGTGCAGGCGCTTGCCGTCATGTCCCGAGAGCGGGTGTCCAGTCTCCCGCACACCCCGACCATCGCCGAAGCCGGCTTCCCCTCCCTGGCGCTGGACGCCTGGTACGGCCTGATGGCGCCGGCGGCTACGCCGCCTGAAGTCGTGGCGCGGCTCAATCAATCGATGAACGCGGCGCTGGCCAGGCAGGAGCTGCAGGAGGCCCTGCTCCAGCTGGCCTATGTCCCGCCCGCGCCGGACACGCCGGCGGCCTTCGGGGCCTTGATCGCGAAAGAAACCGAAAGGTGGACGACCATCCTGGAAACCCGCAACGTCCAGCCTTCGTCCTAG
- a CDS encoding LPS-assembly protein LptD: MRIVRSLILFLAGAVSVAQAQVATDTSADSKSSTTQSVSKTAGQDVEVLGLRSSPGLRVHRLNGDQAPAYLEADKMDGDPDSNLTLTGSAQVRRIDSVLKGDTITYRRASGQVDSQGSARLMRDGTVVTGPALQYNVDTDSGQLTAPDFWLGASGGFAQAQHADIFSRSTMRLQNTTYAGCACDNPSWYIKADSADLDFDENEGVARNGVLYFKDVPILASPYMTFPVKKERKSGLLVPTYGSTSRSGFEVMTPYYFNLAPNYDATLYPRLLSKRGLQLGGEFRYLGPSYSGIMQGTYLPDDAQTGEKRWMYSSKHWQTFGNGFYGMWNLNGVSDNDYYRDFSTIGLNEASTTYLPRQGMVGWSNQYWQTYVQVYKYQTLQDVDSLILPPYDKVPELSLRGQRYNFYGFDANLTSTATRFERTLVGPAENIAGAINGHYGPNGDRLQAYPTLAFPIVRPGWYVTPKVGYNFTQYQSTNWYGGDWNFLGTTNYPSSESRGLPIFSVDSGMTFERDTTLFGKDSIQTLEPRLYYLRVPYRDQSKLPVYDTALADFSFAQAFEENIYTGGWDRIANANQLTAALTTRWLDANSGFERLSASIGQQIYFQDQRVTLPNETPRTNVRSNFLAETTAALTDTLTTTLSGQYDPYNSRFQQGLISARWSPQRLTSISVSYRYQRDPPTISTGAQQSYIQGQNQVSLAFQWPFTQRIFGVGRIDYSLHTGPITDSNGLQTQDSRRVTQAILGVEYKGDCCWTGRAVFQRYAVATDENNTAFFLQLELTGLGALGTDPLKLLRRSIPGYEPVNPPPASGTTFERYE, translated from the coding sequence GTGCGCATCGTCCGGTCGTTGATCCTATTCCTTGCTGGCGCGGTCTCTGTCGCCCAGGCCCAAGTCGCAACGGATACGTCAGCGGATTCCAAGTCGTCGACGACGCAGTCCGTTTCCAAAACCGCCGGCCAGGACGTCGAGGTCCTGGGCCTGCGTTCGTCGCCGGGTTTGCGGGTGCATCGCCTGAACGGCGACCAGGCGCCCGCCTACCTGGAAGCGGACAAAATGGACGGCGACCCCGATTCCAATCTCACGCTGACCGGCAGCGCGCAGGTGCGCCGCATCGATTCCGTGCTCAAGGGTGACACGATCACCTACCGCCGCGCGTCGGGCCAGGTCGACTCCCAGGGCAGCGCCCGGCTGATGCGCGACGGCACGGTGGTGACCGGGCCGGCCCTGCAATACAACGTCGACACCGACAGCGGCCAGCTGACCGCGCCGGATTTCTGGCTGGGCGCTTCCGGCGGCTTCGCCCAGGCGCAGCATGCCGACATCTTCAGCCGTTCGACGATGCGGCTGCAGAACACCACCTACGCCGGCTGCGCCTGCGACAACCCGTCCTGGTACATCAAGGCCGATTCCGCGGATCTGGATTTCGACGAAAACGAAGGCGTGGCGCGCAATGGGGTGCTGTACTTCAAGGACGTGCCCATCCTGGCGTCGCCGTACATGACCTTTCCGGTCAAGAAGGAGCGGAAGTCGGGTCTCCTGGTTCCCACGTATGGGTCGACCAGCCGCAGCGGCTTCGAGGTCATGACGCCGTACTACTTCAACCTGGCGCCGAATTATGACGCCACGTTGTACCCGAGGCTGCTGTCCAAGCGCGGGTTGCAGCTCGGCGGGGAATTCCGGTATCTGGGGCCGTCATACAGCGGGATCATGCAGGGCACTTATCTGCCCGACGACGCGCAGACGGGTGAGAAGCGATGGATGTACAGCAGCAAGCATTGGCAGACGTTCGGCAACGGCTTCTATGGGATGTGGAATCTCAATGGTGTGTCGGATAACGACTATTACCGCGACTTTTCCACGATCGGCTTGAACGAGGCGTCCACCACCTACCTGCCTCGCCAAGGCATGGTGGGTTGGAGCAACCAGTACTGGCAGACCTACGTCCAGGTCTACAAGTATCAAACGCTGCAGGACGTCGACTCCCTGATCCTGCCGCCGTACGACAAGGTGCCGGAGCTCTCCCTGCGTGGCCAGCGCTACAACTTCTACGGATTCGACGCCAATCTCACCAGCACCGCGACGCGCTTCGAACGGACTCTGGTGGGACCCGCGGAAAACATCGCTGGCGCCATCAACGGCCACTACGGACCGAACGGCGACCGCCTGCAGGCGTATCCGACACTGGCCTTCCCGATCGTGCGTCCGGGCTGGTATGTCACCCCGAAGGTCGGCTACAACTTCACCCAGTATCAAAGCACCAACTGGTACGGCGGTGACTGGAACTTCCTGGGCACGACCAACTATCCGAGCAGCGAGTCGCGCGGCCTGCCCATCTTCTCGGTCGACAGCGGGATGACCTTCGAACGGGATACCACGCTGTTCGGCAAGGACTCCATCCAGACGCTGGAACCGCGTCTGTACTACCTGCGCGTGCCGTATCGCGATCAGTCGAAGCTGCCCGTCTACGACACCGCGCTGGCGGACTTCAGCTTCGCCCAGGCTTTCGAGGAAAACATCTATACCGGCGGTTGGGACCGGATCGCCAACGCGAACCAGCTGACCGCCGCGCTGACGACGCGCTGGCTGGATGCCAACTCCGGGTTCGAGCGCCTGTCCGCGTCGATAGGGCAGCAGATCTATTTCCAGGACCAGCGGGTCACGCTGCCGAACGAAACGCCGCGCACCAACGTCCGTTCCAATTTCCTGGCGGAAACGACCGCGGCGCTGACGGACACGCTGACCACGACCCTCAGCGGCCAGTACGACCCTTACAATAGCCGCTTCCAGCAGGGCCTGATATCCGCCCGCTGGTCGCCGCAGCGCCTGACGTCGATTTCCGTCTCCTATCGCTACCAGCGCGATCCCCCGACGATCAGCACGGGCGCGCAGCAGTCCTATATCCAAGGCCAGAACCAGGTGAGCCTGGCGTTCCAGTGGCCCTTCACCCAGCGCATATTCGGGGTGGGCCGCATCGACTATTCCTTGCACACCGGGCCGATCACCGATTCCAACGGCTTGCAGACCCAGGATTCGCGGCGCGTGACGCAGGCTATCCTCGGCGTGGAGTACAAAGGCGATTGCTGCTGGACAGGCCGCGCGGTATTCCAGCGCTATGCCGTGGCGACCGACGAGAACAATACGGCCTTCTTCCTCCAGCTGGAGCTGACCGGACTGGGCGCGTTGGGAACCGATCCCCTGAAGCTCCTGCGGCGCAGCATCCCGGGTTACGAGCCGGTCAATCCGCCCCCGGCGTCCGGAACGACTTTCGAAAGGTATGAATGA